Proteins co-encoded in one Halococcoides cellulosivorans genomic window:
- a CDS encoding winged helix-turn-helix transcriptional regulator → MGDDRLAVWCAGEEWCPVTATATVIGKKWHPAIVHRLLAAEPLGFNALQAEVGGISGKVLSEALEDLEEKRIVERRVVEQKPVRVEYSLTDLGRSLEPVVAAMGEWGTRHLEDAADPENAVEAVTDR, encoded by the coding sequence ATGGGAGACGACCGCCTCGCGGTCTGGTGTGCGGGCGAGGAGTGGTGTCCAGTCACCGCGACCGCGACCGTCATCGGCAAGAAGTGGCATCCGGCGATCGTCCACCGCCTGCTCGCGGCCGAACCGCTCGGGTTCAACGCGCTCCAGGCGGAAGTCGGCGGCATCTCCGGGAAGGTGCTCTCGGAGGCCCTCGAAGATCTCGAAGAGAAACGCATCGTCGAGCGCCGCGTCGTCGAGCAGAAACCCGTCCGCGTCGAGTACTCGCTGACCGATCTGGGTCGGTCGCTCGAACCGGTCGTCGCCGCGATGGGCGAGTGGGGGACCCGTCACCTCGAAGACGCCGCCGACCCGGAGAACGCCGTCGAAGCGGTGACCGACCGGTAA
- a CDS encoding uroporphyrinogen-III synthase, which yields MRPRVAIFRPDDGRLEATADRIRAHDCEPVCDPMLAVEPTGATPPAADLVVVTSVTGARLLDEADWPADAPIAAIGPATADALRAHGYRVDVVPGTYSSAGLVTALADRVAGDRVVLARSDRGSGVLPEGLRDAGATVEETVLYELVRPAEAGESVAMAADGALDGALFTASMTVQNFVAIARDRDVLDAVREGLADAVVGAIGEPTARAAREAGLSVDVVPSEADADALADAVCDRLRE from the coding sequence ATGAGGCCTCGCGTCGCGATCTTCCGCCCCGACGACGGCCGTCTCGAAGCCACGGCCGATCGGATTCGCGCCCACGACTGCGAGCCAGTCTGCGATCCGATGCTCGCCGTCGAGCCGACGGGCGCGACTCCGCCCGCCGCCGATCTCGTGGTCGTCACGAGCGTGACTGGCGCGCGATTGCTCGACGAGGCGGACTGGCCAGCGGACGCACCGATCGCCGCGATCGGCCCCGCGACCGCCGACGCGCTCCGCGCGCACGGCTATCGGGTCGATGTCGTCCCCGGGACGTACTCCTCGGCGGGTCTCGTGACGGCGCTGGCCGACCGCGTCGCGGGCGACCGGGTCGTGCTCGCCCGTAGCGACCGGGGGAGCGGGGTCCTGCCCGAGGGGCTTCGCGACGCCGGCGCGACGGTCGAGGAGACGGTGCTGTACGAGTTGGTCCGGCCGGCGGAGGCGGGCGAATCGGTCGCGATGGCCGCCGATGGCGCACTCGATGGCGCACTCTTTACCGCGTCGATGACCGTCCAGAATTTCGTCGCGATCGCGCGCGACCGTGACGTGCTTGATGCGGTCCGCGAGGGCCTCGCGGACGCGGTCGTCGGGGCGATCGGAGAGCCGACCGCGCGGGCGGCCCGCGAGGCCGGCCTGAGCGTCGACGTCGTTCCGAGCGAGGCGGATGCTGACGCGCTCGCGGATGCGGTGTGTGACCGACTCCGCGAGTGA
- a CDS encoding prephenate dehydrogenase/arogenate dehydrogenase family protein: MQVLVVGAGAMGRWFGHCLRAHDSSFDIRVFDADPAAAQAAAEALSAGVDDGGPVDLVCVAVPIPVTAEAIAAHADRARDAVIDLAGVMADPLDAMADAAPDLERASFHPLFAPANAPGTVAACVAHPGPTIDRVRAAMADRGNTVFETDAATHDDAMATVQASAHAAVLAFGLAAESVDSRFHTPVSRSLFDALEAVTGGEARVYADIQATFPGADRVADAAARIADADRDAFDECYREASEALDR; encoded by the coding sequence ATGCAGGTACTCGTCGTGGGAGCGGGGGCGATGGGCCGGTGGTTCGGCCACTGTCTCCGCGCCCACGACTCCTCGTTCGACATCCGGGTCTTCGACGCCGATCCAGCGGCGGCCCAGGCCGCCGCCGAGGCCCTCTCGGCCGGCGTCGACGACGGCGGGCCGGTCGATCTGGTCTGTGTCGCCGTGCCGATCCCCGTCACGGCGGAGGCGATCGCCGCGCACGCCGACCGCGCTCGCGACGCGGTGATCGACCTCGCGGGCGTGATGGCCGACCCGCTCGATGCGATGGCCGACGCCGCGCCGGACCTGGAGCGCGCGAGCTTTCACCCACTCTTTGCGCCGGCGAACGCCCCGGGGACGGTCGCCGCGTGCGTGGCTCACCCGGGCCCGACGATCGATCGCGTTCGCGCGGCGATGGCCGATCGTGGGAACACGGTCTTCGAGACCGACGCCGCGACCCACGACGACGCGATGGCGACGGTGCAGGCCAGTGCCCACGCCGCCGTCCTCGCCTTCGGCCTCGCCGCCGAGTCGGTCGATTCGCGGTTCCACACGCCTGTCTCGCGGAGCCTCTTCGACGCGCTGGAGGCCGTCACCGGCGGGGAAGCCCGCGTGTACGCCGACATCCAGGCGACCTTTCCGGGGGCGGATCGCGTTGCCGACGCCGCCGCGCGGATCGCTGACGCCGATCGCGACGCTTTCGACGAGTGCTATCGCGAGGCGAGCGAGGCGCTCGACCGATGA